The following proteins come from a genomic window of Panthera leo isolate Ple1 chromosome E2, P.leo_Ple1_pat1.1, whole genome shotgun sequence:
- the ZDHHC7 gene encoding palmitoyltransferase ZDHHC7: MPSSGHRLRDVEHHPLLAENDNYDSSSSSSSEADVADRVWFIRDGCGMICAVMTWLLVVYADFVVTFVMLLPSKDFWYSVVNGVLFNCLAVLALSSHLRTMLTDPGAVPKGNATKEHVESLQLKPGEVIYKCPKCCCIKPERAHHCSICKRCIRKMDHHCPWVNNCVGEKNQRFFVLFTMYIALSSVHALILCGLQFISCVRGQWTECSDFSPPVTVILLILLCLEGLLFFTFTAVMFGTQIHSICNDETEIERLKSEKPTWERRLRWEGMRSVFGGPPSLLWMNPFVGFRLGRPQTRPRKGGPEFSV, translated from the exons ATGCCGTCATCAGGACACCGGCTCCGGGATGTCGAACATCATCCTCTCCTGGCCGAAAACGACAATTACGATTCTTCGTCGTCCTCTTCCTCTGAGGCTGACGTGGCCGACAGGGTCTGGTTCATCCGCGACGGCTGCGGCATGATCTGTGCCGTCATGACGTGGCTCCTGGTCGTCTATGCGGACTTTGTGGTGACTTTCGTCATGCTGCTGCCTTCCAAAGACTTCTGGTACTCTGTGGTCAACGGAGTCCTTTTTAACTGCCTAGCGGTGCTGGCCCTGTCGTCCCACCTGAGAACCATGCTCACAGACCCC GGGGCAGTGCCCAAAGGAAATGCCACTAAGGAGCACGTGGAGAGTCTGCAGCTGAAGCCCGGGGAGGTGATCTACAAGTGTCCCAAGTGCTGCTGCATCAAGCCTGAGCGCGCCCATCACTGCAG TATTTGCAAAAGATGTATTCGGAAGATGGATCATCACTGCCCGTGGGTGAACAATTGCGTGGGAGAAAAGAATCAGAGGTTTTTTGTGCTCTTCACT ATGTACATAGCTCTGTCCTCAGTCCACGCTCTGATCCTCTGTGGCCTCCAGTTCATTTCCTGTGTCCGAGGGCAGTGGACCG AATGCAGTGACTTCTCGCCTCCCGTGACTGTAATCCTGCTGATCCTCCTGTGCCTTGAGGGTCTTCTGTTTTTCACGTTCACCGCAGTTATGTTTGGTACCCAGATTCACTCCATATGCAATGACGAAACG GAGATCGAGAGGCTGAAGAGTGAGAAGCCGACGTGGGAGCGGAGGCTGAGATGGGAGGGGATGCGGTCTGTCTTCGGGGGGCCCCCCTCGCTCCTCTGGATGAACCCCTTCGTCGGCTTCCGGTTGGGGCGGCCGCAGACCAGACCCAGGAAGGGAGGCCCAGAGTTCTCCGTCTGA